The nucleotide sequence TCAGAAGGAAAACAATCATACTACCCATTTAGAGAGCACTGCGGAGCTGAATGCACAAGGCCCTCGCTTGCAAGATGCATCTGGCTTGGAGTCTCATGCTTTATTTAGTTCTGATTCTGGAATAGAGATGACTCCTGCAGAATGTACAGAAGTGAATAAGACCATAGCAGATCCTCTAGACCAGATGAAAGCAGAAGCTTATAAATACATTGACATAAGTAGGCCAGAGGAAACAAAATACCAGGAACAATGGGAATTGGGCCAGGAAAACAAGGACTCTGATTTTAAGAATGAATGTGCCGAAGCATCCGTAAAGTTGGAGTGTACCCCTGAAGGGGAGACACAGGCTCCTATGGAGGTAAAGGGGGTCAAAGAACATTTATTGGAAGAATCGACATTTGCTCCCTATATAAATGATCTCTCTGAGGATCAGCACTGTGTCTCCCTGGTTACAGCACCAGTCAAAATCACACTGACTGAGATTGAACCAGTAGCTGAGACTTCTGCCCAAGAGAAGAGCCCAGAGAAACAAGATACTCATCTGAAATCAAGTCATGAAACTGTTCCAACAGTCACTGTCTCAGAGCCAGAAGATGACAGCCCTGGATCAATGACTCCACCGTCTTCTGcaacaggtaaaaaaaaaaaaaaaaaaaaaaaaaaaaaagacaaattttttcCCACTTTAAGAAAACCAATTGGTAGAATTTACACAATAAAATAAGttataaatatattcacatattcTTTTAATTCAAGAGTTCTTACCCTTTTGTTGTGTCATTGACCCCTTAGGCAGTGTGAGTGAAACTTCTGTACCTTTTCTTAGAATTATATCTCATAGCGAGATGctatgatatatacacacatgtatatttgtatgtatacacacacatacaaacacataaacatacatatataggaaATTCATAAACTCTCTGAAATCTATTCAAAGACAAGAAAACTGGGGATGCCAAGTTAAGaacctttattttaaataatacttaATTTACTAGATTTATTAGGGGTGGGAAATACATCTTTTGCACAAAAGTAGGAGACCTGGAGTTTGCTTCAACACATAAAACTTTGTTCTTCATTAGAGGGGAGAAACAGAGAATGGACCATCAAAAGCTAAAATTCCAGTGTAAATGTACTGTCCAGAGCAGGGAAGGCTGCCTGGGATATTTCTAGGTTAGGcattcttaacccttttttgtATGTCATAAACCCCTTTGGCAGGCTGGTAAAGGCTATAGACCTCTTCTTAGAATCACATTTTAAAtggacaaaataaaatgcatagattACTAAGAAAACCTATTGCACTGAAATTGTAAAATTTTTTAGGTTTATGGACCCTACATTAAGAACCCTTCTTCTAGGTTGCTTCACTGAACCCAGCAATTGCAGTGAAGCAACAACAAAAGCTGGGCAGCTTAtgtgttgcagtggatagagttttagGAAAACTTTTAGGAAAATGCTTTCCCTGAAAATTCAGTATTGCTATCCTCTTTTGAATTCCTATTCTACTTCAAACACTGATATagtatttatatcattttatatttagttatttGTAGTCTTCTATTATCTCCTCTATGAGActgcaaactccttgaagacaagaactGTGCCTTGTACATCTTGGTATCCTCCAAAGAACTAGCACCGTGCAATGCACATTATGGTGTTGTTTCCTTAAACTGTGGCATAATTCAGGAAGCAGTGGTACCTCTTCAGCTTGGCTCCCTTGCTGATTAGTTGTTACATATTGTGTCAGAGCACTCTATAGATAGGGCTTAATTGGGAAGGATCTCGCAGGATCTGATACTATTTTTAGAGCAAGAACTAGGAATGCTAggtcagagagacagacagagagagagagagagagagagagagagagagacagagagagagagagacagagagagagagagacagagacagacagagacagacagagacagagacagacagagacagagacagagacagagacagacagacagacagagagagacagacagacagacagacagagacagagagacagagaaacacacacagagacagagagagagagacaaagacagacagagacagagaNNNNNNNNNNNNNNNNNNNNNNNNNNNNNNNNNNNNNNNNNNNNNNNNNNNNNNNNNNNNNNNNNNNNNNNNNNNNNNNNNNNNNNNNNNNNNNNNNNNNNNNNNNNNNNNNNNNNNNNNNNNNNNNNNNNNNNNNNNNNNNNNNNNNNNNNNNNNNNNNNNNNNNNNNNNNNNNNNNNNNNNNNNNNNNNNNNNNagagagggagggagggagggaggaggaaaaagaggaggaggagaaggaggaatgagCTACTCCAAAGGGCATATTAGTGGATCTATGAATAATctacacatttttcattttagcaAGGGATCGAGAGTAGTGGTAGCCTTTCATTTGTGGAAACTCTGCTTCTACTTTAGAATTAATGGAAACTGATTTGGCCTTTTTTGTAAAGGTGACTAGACTCTGAAACAAAACCCAGCAGATATAGTTTGTGCTTCCTGTTTCTCTTGTTCTCTCAATTGCTCTGGGGGTGAAATGTTAAGGATGCAAGTTTCAGTatgtgattttttatttttattcttttagaccTGACCAGATGAGAAgtgtttgaaaagaaagaaaacacccacaaacaccttcttttcagtataattttgaaattgaattattaacaaaaaaatttgagaagTGTCACCAGCTATCCCATCTGAGGCATTTGTGGATTTTCTCTAGTCTCTTCTCTGTATAGAAGAGATATTTTTATCAACTGATTCATTTCAGCAAAGCATTGGTGGATCCATTCAGATGGCTTTCCTAGCACAGACTTTTCTAGAAATGATGTCTCAAATTacttacatttttcttcattaatcaTGTTTATTTGCTCCAGTATCCTTTgctcaaatattttcttactcAAGTTTTCGCTTATTAAACTCACAGAGTCTTAGCTCTAGATCTGGGACTTCAGAAGGCACTCTCTTGTATAGCCTtgcttttctcatatttttcttgcTAATAGTTCCTTAATAAGTATAATATCATTCactaaagatttattaagtgtgCAGAGCACTGTAATATGGGAGAGATGTTGACCTCTTGGAGCTTGCAATCAGTGTAGTTGAGGTATAAAAATCTCggatgtgctagtaaatgttctttaaaaatatgtaatcaCCTAACAccttaaaatttaatctgcattattaatatttcatcCACCATTTCTTAAGCCTTAGACAATCAACAAGACAATAAAGCAAGCCTTGATTTCTGCTGGTTTCCATGATAGAAATGCTCAtgttgaaattttaataattcactttaattaaattttaataatttgccTGTTGGAGTCGATGTTAGCACACCATCCCTAGAAGACACAAACCTAGATAACTATACTACCTAATATTATATATTcaataaagaaacattttaaaacacatCTGGTTGCCAGTTACTGCTCTAGGTTCTGGTGAtgcaaaaacaaataagaaacagtctgaaggaaaagaacaaaatatatgaaatataaagagTGCAAGATCATTGTGTTCAGCAGGGAATGAGGGATGACATCATGGAGGAGTtagattgtatttttttaaccccttacttcttagtatcaattctgaaagGACAGTGACAAGGGcagggcaattggggttaagtgccaTCTAGGATGTGCTGAAGTCCTTCtgctccagacctggctctctatccactgtactacctagagGGCCCTAGTATGTGGTTTTTCTCTATACGTGAGCTAGGTACATCTCCCAAAAAGTTGGATCCAATATAAGTGACATGCCAGTTGTGTTTGGTCAAGTGGGTCTGCATCTCTTCAAAACTACTTAAAAGCACCCTAGGCAAAGAGGGAGGCATTTTTAAGCACTCTTCCCAAGCTACCTCTAATCCAACATTAGATATCTATGCTGTGCCAAGCAGTGTTGCTAAATTTTGTAGGAGAGGAGATTTTTAAATAATCACAGGTCTGGGAAAAGAGTGAAAATTTGATCCCATCCCTAATTAGATGTTTCCAGCCAACAGACTGGAACTTATAGATTTGATAAAGATAGCCAAGTGgaataaagaagacctgagttctaatccatcCTCAGGTACTtgttggctatgtgaccctgggcaagtctcttcacttctgtctgcttcagtttcttcatctgttaaatggggataattattattatatgctattacattattattacatataataattattattacatgctattataacacctacctctcagaattgttgtgaggattaaatgagataatatttgcaaaacattttataaatcatAAAGGGATATGTAAATATTTGCTATTAAATTTGGATCCTTAACTGGTAAGAAAGTATAGCCAGGGGTATCATCTTCTTCCCCAACTAGAGCTTTGTTATCAGCATTCCAGCATTGTACATATAAGATACTTCCATCTTTCCCACTCCAATTCATTAATTCCTTATATTAATCTTCAGgctttgaaagaaatgaaaaagtagCCTATTCAGATAGTTTAGGAAAGGaggatggaaaaaatgaaaggatatggaatcaaaggaactgggttcagaACTGCCCCTTTCATGACCtttatggccttgggcaaatcacaaactgattttccttatctctaaaatgaagaaccTAGTGGTACTCCATGGtctccaaagttctttccatctctaaaactatgatccctGCACATTTCATGCCCTGAAACAAAGCCAAGCTGAGTCAGCCTTCTGCCCCCAAACACATTAGTGTGGTCTTGGTCTTCCTCTAAGGATTACAAGATTTCTCATAAAGTCTTAGGATATTCTTCATCAGCATCTGAGTTGGGCTACCCCCTTGGGAATAGCCCAATAACATTTTGTGGGAGTATTTTTCATTGTTCGTTGGTAAGAACTCGTAAATGTAGGAAAAtggagatttatttatttttttaaaccttctcatactatgtattggctccaaggcagaagagtggtaaaggccaggcaatgggggttaagtgacttgcccagggtcacacagctaggaagtatctgaagtcagatttgaacccaggagctcttatttctaggcctggctatcaatccactgagccaaccagctgccctcataaaaggaaattcttgCTAGGGACTTGGCCTGGATTTATAGAAACAGTATAATTCTTTTACTCACATTGCCccaaatatttgcattttatagtATCAAAAAAGAGcaataattaaattcaatttgacaaattaATTTAGTATCCATTCTGCGCAGGACAAGAGAGAGTGTGGAGTAGTGAATAAAGAACTgtttgagtcaggaagaactaaattcaaaatttaatttgGACACATATTTTGTGATTGTTGACATATTACCTGACCCCTTGGTGCCCCTgtacaattctctaagacttcaAGTTATAGAAGGGTCACTAATCTGAGTCTGTGAAGGGAGTTCTACATCATAGTTCCCTACACTTATGAAATCATTGatttgaacaaaaagaaaatttgcaAGGCACTGTTTTCATCCTGTTGATATCTGAACACTCTTGAACCTGACAGCCGGAACTCACAAATATGCAAATGTCAAAAAAGTAGGTTTGtatccttcctcttctatttacCCCTGTAtgatgtttgcctcagtttcctcatctgttaaaggaAAGAATTGGACCAGGTGACCTCAGCACTCTCTTCCACCCCTTTTTGattttatgataaaataaattttccccttctttctaggAGAAGAGGATAAGAAtcagattaaataaaaaataaaaatagttttttgaatttatttttatattgattaatttttcatcctttgtttcaAGGGTTTCAAGGCCCAGAGCATTAGTCTAAGACTTGCTTTCTGTTCAAGCATTTTCACAAAAGAGTGGCTTTATTGTCCATTGATATAGTtagatatatcatatatatatatccatttctaGTAGATATAGCTCATTAGTATCCATATCTCTGAAAGATTCTGCAGATAGACGACAAATAGGATCCTGAATTAAACACGAGgaacaaaatgagctggaatgattttaggaaattttagagTTGCTTTAATTATAGTTTTAAAGTCCCAttgtttcaataaatatttattgataatgGTAAATTGAGAGGTTGTAACAGATTGTATTGTTAACCAGGACTGCTTCTTCATCAATACTAAAATATCTtctccaaagagaaaaaataaaaagtaaaactttTAGATATTATATACCACATTAAAACACACACAACTAAAGTTTGTTTTGTAAGAAATCATTAATCctgggtttgttttatttttaatattttaaatttaattgaattttttaatagTAAGATGCCTTTAGAGAGACCTAACAATAATTGGACCATAAAAGTAATTAGCTTTTCAGTTCAGGTGGCTTGTCTCTGTGCCTAACCTTGGAAACAACCTAGATTTTTGCCTGCAAGATTGTATGTTTCTAAAGAAATGACCAAGCATCTTCTCTAAtgaaattttgtttcttctttctgtctgtctttgtgtgtgtgtgccttctctatttgtttttgtaaaaacAGAACCATCTGGCTCAGAGTCCCAAGGTAAAGGCAGCCTCTCAGAAGATGAGCTTATCATTGCCATCAAGGAAGCAAAGGGAGTATCTTTGGAAGCCACTGAAAGCCCAAAGGAGGTGGTACAGGTTCCTGATAAACCAGAGCCCCAAAACAAGTCTGGACCACCAGGCGCCCCATGCCCTTTGGACCATGAAGTTAGCAGTGCTGAATCTGGTGACTCAGAGATAGAGCTTGTCTCTGAAGATCCTTTGGCTGCAGAAGAGATGCTGCAGTCCACCTATATGACTTTTAGCCATATCAGTGGTCCTCCACCATCTCCTGCCTCTCCTTCTATTCAGTACAGTATCCTGAGAGAGGAGCGAGAAGCAGAATTGGACAGTGAGCTCATCATTGAATCCTGTGATGCCTCCTCTGCTTCTGAGGAAAGCCCTAAAAGGGAGCAGGACTCTCCTTTGATGAAACCCATAATCATGGACATTATCCAGGAGGAAAATGGTTCCAGGACAGAGAACCTTGGGGCTTCTGAATATGATGAGAGCAACAGTGCCAAGGAGAGTAAAATGAACAGGCAAAACCTGGCAGAGTCAGCATCGTACCTGAAATGCTCCTTTGTTTCCCCACAAATCAGCACCGAGCTCCCTATGTCTGATGGCAGAACTGAAGAAGTAAAGGGGAAACTATCCCAGAAGACAACAGCTGGTGTGACAGGTGTTAATCAGAGTAATCTGTCTCCAAAGGACTCTGGGCAAAAAATCTGGTCCTCGCTCCCACTGCTGTTTTTAAATAAGCAAAAAGGTAATTTTGAAGCCTTTATGATTGAATTAGATATGTTTGCTTGGGTTCCCTTCTCTTGTCCCCCTAAAATGCAGTACTAAACAGATGGGgttattctttttctcccttacctCCCTGGCTCAGAATTATTAATAGGCTGGTTATACAATTGACTAGGAAACAATTCCAAGGAAGGGGACAacgaagaaaaaaattttaaattcacagCTGGAATTTTGGTGACTGAATCAGATGCTCTGAATGGTTCCTTTGCTGGCAGAGCTGTTCCATACATAATAATGAGTGGGTTTGTATACATTCTCAGTTTCTCTGAATGGAATAAGTAAGCTCCCTTCAGCTGCTCTGAAAGCCATGGCTGAATTTCctgttttctgttattttctagttccttctccattctctttcttcctcccctatcCTGGATGGTAACAATTTTTCCCTTACAATTTCGGGGCTGCTGTGTTCAAAAGTAGTTCCCAGCACTAACTAacctctatttttgtttttgtttttgtcagcCAAATAGTCTCAAGTGGACAATGCATTTTCTGCCCTCTCTCCTAACTATTTGAGCTTCAGTGTTTTGGGTCCCTGATGCTCTGGGGAAAGATGGAGCATTTCTTGCAACTAGAACTTATTTCTCTAGGATGAAATAATATAAACCATTTCCCCCTCTAAAATAATCTATAAagtaatttccttattttaaaagttGCTTACAAATTCAGAGTGTTTGAATTTAGCCATATGATCTCTCACAGATTGATCTTTAAGTGGAGATTTTGAATGTCAGTGATTAGAAAGAGATAATATACAGAAATCATGTAAGGGAAAAATTGACATAATTGATTAATGTCTTGATGTTTTATACTCAAACATTGGGTGTATGTGGATGTAGAAATCTTTTTAATAAGCAGCCTCTGGACCTCACCTGAATTTCATGTTACTACAGTAAAAAGTCTAAGTGAACAAATAAGACTTTTTGTAAGAAAGGATGGATGTTGATGCTGACTATCTCAGGAATAGCATTGGGCTGCCcacctgagttaaaatttaatGTAGACCTAGAAAACTACAATATCACCTCAGTTGCCTGCCCTGCTAATCCAcctgcctttctatttctttagaGTAAATTTGGATTTCCTTCTTGGAGTAAATgattccaaaaatataaattcgTTTTGGTGCATATGCTAACTTTATGCTATTAGCAAACAGACATcatcttattaaaaaaatgagGGAACCACTTTCACCCCCCATCACTTTGAAGTTAAGCCTCTGGGTTCTTCGAAATAAAAGTGGAATAAAGGAATTTTAATGGCATTCCcagaacataataaaaaagacttAGGGTGAACATTGTTCTTAGTTATTTGGATCAGAGATTTTGTGTAATTGCAGTTATTAATTCATCTTGCCTGATACATTGCATAAGGGATAAAGCAACACTGGACTGGGTCAAGTTTGAAAGCCTTCTTTCTCATTGACCTTGGACTGCATTATGTAGGGGCCTTTGGCAAgtaaattccatttttattatgctaaTGCTAAAATTAGATTCTATTCTTTGAGTACACACTGTCTGGAGACATGCCAGGTTAGAATTAATAATTTACTAAGCATAATCTccacagaaaaaataaaacctaggGTGAACCACACAGCATAAATTGTATGATATTATTATAAACCATACTTCTAAAATCAATCTCCAACTAATGCATATTCACTGATGCATAGgtatatattgcatataatttATTGCATATTGCATATTACAATAACTTACTGCATATTGCATATTGCAATAacttaattgatattaattgatATCATTATCTAGATTCTTAGATGGATCTGTGGTCTCAGCGTCAGTAGTATTTTGGTATGTTCACAGCCTTTCCATGTCCCATTTTCTAtattcttgttcatatcctttgtagAGAATCCACCCGATATCCCTGTGCTCCTCTTAATGTATCAAGAACAACAATGTAGTATATATGTGGTATACCTGCTATCCTTTTTGTTAAATGGATAGACTACCTCCTATTCTGGCCAAACATATTCCtaatgatggttttttttttttggctcctcATATCCATGCCAATATTGGCAATATGCTGCATTTTGCAAGCATTGGCCATGCACCTTTCTCCCAACACCTGGGGTATATATAATTCTGATTTTTTGAGAATGTGGTATTCCAAGATTGTAGgccatatattattttttaaaataaaatatattgttaaaaaataaaattttccttggACTGCATTATGTCCTTAGACTCACTTTCCCTTTTCATCTAGTATTACTATGAGAATGTTGATATTGAAGATGTGCTTTTGTAGCATCAAGCACCCAAaatacatggaaaatattttattttcccaaatatggATCAAACTCCGTATCTTCTTCTTAGTCATTTGTGGGCACAGCAATGTCTATCCAAAATATATACTGCTATACTAACATGATATGCATCCATGTAGCATAATTTGGGCAACAATGGGAGAAGAACAACACATTTTCATCCACTTCATTTTTCATGTGGATGATGAGTTTTGTCAGTTTTGAATGACTGACTATtaaagtagttttaaaaatatggaccagaggggcagctgggtagctcagtggattgagagccaggcctagagacaggaggtcctaggttcaaatccggcctcagacacttcccagctgtgtgaccctgggcaagtcacttgacccccattgcctacccttaccactcttccacctataagtcaatacatagaagttagggtttaaaattaaaaaaaaatatggaccAGAGGCTCCTATGGGTCACTGAGACATATTTCAGGGCATTTTTGAGgtcaaaactaaaaataattaaaaaatttttaaataataataagatgTTTATCCAACTACATATTTTTTCCAAGTAGATATCAGATTCTTTATTATTTCAACCAAAATAACATAGCACGCCAGATTAAATATAGTAAATTTGAATTTAACAGATTAAACATTAAATACCATAAAAACATCATAAACagatttaaaaagtagaaaagagaatctatctatcttctattaAGCCAGCATCAAGAAGCCTTTGAAAACTCTGTAAAACAATGTCATTCCCACCATTTGgagggaaattatttttcatacaaATGTTATTATAACaggtttattattttaatttcaaagtaaacatttttataaattgagTTTTCATTTCTTATGTGGTGAAAATCAATAGATATAAGCCACATAGACAAAAGCTCTTTGAATTCCTAAAAACTTTTTAAGATGGTAAAGTGGTCCTGAGACTAAAATATTTGTGCATAACTTTGCTATTGATTTAGTTAAAGAGGATTTGCTGTGATCTGGGGCTGAGTATGAATAGTATAATATTATGATATCTTTACAACTTAGCACATAAGTATTTTTGACATCTTCACAAGATGAAATTTTATAGTGTCCCTTCCTTATGTAGTAACTTGGGAACATAAAATTGAAGTAGAAGACAAAATActtttggggtggggtggaggaatTAGGGAGAAACCCTAAACCAAAATCTGGATATGACTCCTGGTGACTATGAATAAGAATGTTTCATAACCCATTTAGAAGCTATGTCTGCTCATGTCACTTCAGACCTTGTGAAAGTTACCCAGTATTGCCTAATCCATCTCTTACCAGCAGCCAGGTgtctcaggagagagagagagagagagagagagagagagagagagagagagagagagNgagagagagagagagagagagagagagagagagagagagagagagagagagagagagtgagtcctggagacaggaggttcttagttcaaatctggcctcagatacttcctagctgtgtgaccctgggcaaagtacttaactccaattaccaagctcttctgccttagaatagacatttaattgcttctttttaaaattttttttccattttttattgatgaattaatttagaatattttttcacatttacatgattcatgttctttccctcccctgacCTGGAGctgaggagcaattccactgggttttacatgtatctatttaattgtttctaagacagaaggtaaagatttaaaagaaaaaataaatatatcaggCAACCTTTTAAAAGGACTCAATAGTTACTACAATAATCATCAATCTCACTTTGGCCTTAAGATTCCAGGCATCCTGAAATCTGATTTTTTCAGTTAGCCTTGctttaacaaaaaacaaacagtaaAACAAAAGCTTTTGAAATAGCATGTTATTgaaattttttgcttttatattatttccattttctcaagGTATCCTTCTTCCTATTCCTTCAGAGAACCATTCCTTATAACAATggataaataaaagggaaaaaaaatctaattcagaAAAACTAATTAACACATGAAAACAGTTAGATATTTTAGGTGCTAATCTCTATTCAGTCTCCCACCTCTGTAAAAGGGGATTTGGAGAATTTGCCTTCTCATATGTCTTCTATGGGACCAACttgattatcatttctttcttctttcttttttaaactcttaccttgcatcttagaatcaatactaggtattggttccaaggcagaaaaatggtaagggctaagcaaggggggtcaagtgccttgcccagggtcatacagctaggaagtgtctaaggtcaaatttgaacccaggaccccctgtctctgggtttggctctcaatccactgagccacccagctgccccctagaggatgattttaatattatatatttgtattagttTCTTTTATATCTTAGAAATCAATTTTCTATCAGAGATATTTAATACAAAGATTCCCCCCCTCAGTTGACCTTTCTCCTTCTTATCCTAATTGAGTTACTATTTCACAAGCTAgaacttttcaatttcatattGCAATTGCAAATTCAAACTCATTATTCATTCAAGTTATTAAAAaatcatccattttcttttttgtaatcaCTTCTATCCCTTATTTGGCTAGGGATTCATCCCCTGCCATAGCTGTACTTGATTCTCTTCTTTATGGCATGATCTTCAATATTCAGGTCATATATCCATTCTGAATGTATTATGGAATATGGCATAAGATGCTAATGTTACCCAATTTTTGCCAGATTTCATTCCAGTTTTCCAACAGTacttaccaaatagtgatttcctgggtgaagatgatgataatgattttgGTTTATGAAACAATGGATAACTGAATTTGgttatttctgatttttccttctGTGGTATGTTCCATTGATCTAATTTACTGTTTTTTCAGCCAATATCAAATATATTTCATGATAATGACTTTTTGCTATTGGCTGAAGAGTAGAAGTgctcttcttcatttcttcttcctttcattttttcttttgatattctagatctttattcctccaaattaattttgttatctttatttcctagctctataaagtatcttcttggtagtttgattagtattgAACTGAATCTGTAAGTTAGTTTGagtaatattgttatttttattatattgctataGTCCAGTTTTAAGTACAGATTATCCTTCTAattgttgttcttttcatt is from Gracilinanus agilis isolate LMUSP501 chromosome 2, AgileGrace, whole genome shotgun sequence and encodes:
- the RTN1 gene encoding reticulon-1 isoform X1 — protein: MSVPPDQKDELLLLAGSGSQWFGDGREEEEKEEEEETVTMKGFHRPPSLPQQQYPAGETCWSGGEGEQQELSSSKDRQEEKHPPVAMETASTGVADEPYARDYTPAAAKEEGAFYTSLISDVHCSSQQDSMYFTGILQKENNHTTHLESTAELNAQGPRLQDASGLESHALFSSDSGIEMTPAECTEVNKTIADPLDQMKAEAYKYIDISRPEETKYQEQWELGQENKDSDFKNECAEASVKLECTPEGETQAPMEVKGVKEHLLEESTFAPYINDLSEDQHCVSLVTAPVKITLTEIEPVAETSAQEKSPEKQDTHLKSSHETVPTVTVSEPEDDSPGSMTPPSSATEPSGSESQGKGSLSEDELIIAIKEAKGVSLEATESPKEVVQVPDKPEPQNKSGPPGAPCPLDHEVSSAESGDSEIELVSEDPLAAEEMLQSTYMTFSHISGPPPSPASPSIQYSILREEREAELDSELIIESCDASSASEESPKREQDSPLMKPIIMDIIQEENGSRTENLGASEYDESNSAKESKMNRQNLAESASYLKCSFVSPQISTELPMSDGRTEEVKGKLSQKTTAGVTGVNQSNLSPKDSGQKIWSSLPLLFLNKQKVIDLLYWRDIKQTGIVFGSFLLLLFSLTQFSVVSVVAYLALAALSATISFRIYKSVLQAVQKTDEGHPFKAYLELEISLSQDQIQKYTDYLQLYVNSAAKELRRLFLVQDLVDSLKFAVLMWLLTYVGALFNGLTLLIMAVVSMFTLPVVYFKHQAQIDQYLGLVRTHVNTVVGKIQAKIPGAKRQTE